AGACTTTAGTTGTTTACGAAAGGTTAGTGACTGATTTTTTGTTGGCTTTTCCCATGCCTTACTTTCTTGCATGGAGACTCAAAATAAAAAAGCCCTAGATGAAAAACACCTAAGGCTTTGAATTCTTTGGAGCTAGTGAGGGGATTCGAACTCCTGACCGGCTGATTACAAATCACCAGCCTTTATGTTTCACTATATTCAGTGGTGTTTAATACAGGTATATAAAACAGCATGTTATGATTTTAATTCTATTTTAGCATCCAACAAAGTACAATAAAATACACCTACAATCACTTGTTTTGCCCAGACCATTGCCCAGACTAGATTTTAACAATAGGGTGACCTGTTTTTAAAATAATCAATCAGCTAGCAATCAACAGGTCAGGTATTTTATTCATTAACGGGAACAGATATGGCAATCACTACATTAGAACTCGACGCACTTAAACCCAAATCAAAGCCCTATATCATTCGTGAAAAACAGCACGATAAAAAAGATGGGACTCTTGCTTTTAAGGTTTTACCCAGTGGCGATATAGACGGGTATTTTATTTACTATGTTGATAGGAAAGAGAAGCAAAAGAAGATTGGTCGTTATGGCAAAGGGTCAATGAGCCTAAAAGCAATTAGGGACAAATACACCGAGTTTTCAAAAGAGTATCAATCTGGTACTGACATTAAGGAGCAGGCTTTAGTTGAGGAAGCAGCAGAGGTGCAAGCACTACAAGAGCAGGCAATAATTGACCGCAAAAAACAAATGCAGGGTAGTTTTGAACAGCTTGTTAGTCTGTACCTTGAGCATGTAGAGGCAGAGCTTAGCGGTCACCATTATGGCGCTATTAAAAAGGCTTATAGCTGTAATCTTCAAGGCTTTGACTCTACTATCAAAGCGAGTGATATAACTAAGCAAGACATTATCAGTATTATTCACCCAATTATTGCAAGAGGCTCACTGGTTGCCGCTAACCGAATGAGGGCTTATCTATCCGCAATGTTCAAATGGGGTATTGAATTTGATGATGAACTAGATGCAATTAAAAATAATGTCCAGTTCTACATTGAATCTAACCCGGTAACCTATGTTAAGAAGCCACTTAAAAAAGAAGCGCCCACGGATAGATTCTTAACTGAAAGCGAGGTTCGTACATTCTGGGCGGCGTTAAACAAAAGTGCTATGTCACCACACCGAGCTAATGTATTCCGGTTAATGTTGGCGCTAGGTTGCCGTGTTGAGGCTTTATCTGGTT
Above is a window of Methylobacter sp. S3L5C DNA encoding:
- a CDS encoding site-specific integrase, which translates into the protein MAITTLELDALKPKSKPYIIREKQHDKKDGTLAFKVLPSGDIDGYFIYYVDRKEKQKKIGRYGKGSMSLKAIRDKYTEFSKEYQSGTDIKEQALVEEAAEVQALQEQAIIDRKKQMQGSFEQLVSLYLEHVEAELSGHHYGAIKKAYSCNLQGFDSTIKASDITKQDIISIIHPIIARGSLVAANRMRAYLSAMFKWGIEFDDELDAIKNNVQFYIESNPVTYVKKPLKKEAPTDRFLTESEVRTFWAALNKSAMSPHRANVFRLMLALGCRVEALSGLRWTDIDWNERLLTIPPARSKNGAYWVIPINDIAYDVLISNPKLNNEFLFPAKSGTEPLRLDGYAKAITRTCKQFSIESFTPKDLRTTFKTLAGMAGLSKEVRDRIQNHALTDVSSKHYDRYDYLKEKRHAMIVWNDYLQRVIDGVSLDDNVVLLRKGGA